ACTCAGACTGTAATCCAAAATAAGTAACAAAAATGTTCACATTAGAAAGAGATAGGTACTGGACTGTGcaatatcgtttttatttttataatatcagaacaaaaaaaaaaaaaaaaatattcaagtttGAAAAACAcagaaataatgaattttgaaaCGATAAGAACTTTTTTCATAGTGATTActaatatgcattattatattactatatatatatttatacattaacattttaaaattagtaaaaattgtcAAAGTATAATAACGACTAGTTTGAAATATTAGGTACAGTAGACGCCGCTTATAAGACTCACTTTGAGACCAGCCATAAAGTGAATCTTATAACCGAATGAATTTTATAGGCGCagtagaaacatttttttaattatttatttatattatttaattacataggtacataatatgtaggtataattaatattatgtatgttgtatgtatgtatgaactatgaacatatttattatttttgaaaaaaaattgtaattttagtttgttttttattttgttccaaTATTTCGAGAATATACTACCTATTCGTATTCGTAttgtatattgaaattattaccaCGGTGATGGACATAGCTCTCCTTAACTCGTCTAAAGCCTCCATAACCTCTTTATTTGATGGTGGTTTAACTACGACGTTGAACtctataactaataactgtGCAGCTGCCAGGagtgtatttatagtttatacctcactataataacgataaacgTTGCgataaatgtgaatttttatctgcgataaaatgtattatacgttaaaacttaaaaggtaccaatagaaactataaataatcaatacgaatattatttcatttttcaacatcaatttatttctaaattataaccaaaaaagtttattttttatttattttacgaacTTTGAGTCTTAtaaccgatttttttttaatgtatttggtTACGTCCGGACCATTCTAGACAATTTTGAGTCTAATAAGAGACTGAACCTTATAAACggcgtatattgtatataataattacaaaatttattctatatttttgtgaaataatttttatggacCATTACCTATTCTTTGTACTTACAGTTTAATAACTCGTCAATAGACAATAACTAAtggttaacatttaaaaaaataaaaattctatcaACAATTAacgattttcattaaaaaaaatgaagttattattgttacaagaCACTCATTAAATGGTATACGAaatctaagtatttaaaaatgtggttaatacttaaaaaaatcattacctattataaaaaaagaaaatatagagGTGGATATTTTGTATTCTGTGTTTGGTAtttggttattaattaataattataagtttattatctaACTATTGTCgtataggtactcgtatatataaacagattaatattattttataaaatgtccaTAGAAATTTACTTTAGATtagtaagaaattaaaataggcCAAATTGTTATAGCAAGATGTGTCGAGATGGcaacacatttttatcatttaagacCATCGCATCCAGTCATATAAAGTCATTGTCGTGTATATGGAAAAAACAAAGGTGTCAGTAGTAAGTATATGTGTGTGCaataatggtataaataataacttatatacctaataaattgtgtgtgttcgtttcataattttctataattaaacataactatattgtaaaatattgtacgtatacatagattttatattaaatataaaatgtctataaatagcaaGCAATTTTGCTATATTGTTGTAggctataggtataaaaagtatcaaaacaattaattaattatatgttaaaacattttattgaacacatttaatgaaatgtaataaacaaaatgaaatttaccattttaatttctttaaatttattgaagttCTTACAGTTTTATTCTTAccaaagaaaaacatttacggagtattttagattgtaataaaacatatttaaaattattacattgttatttttataaagttattaaccCATCAATTGAGGAGGTGGAGGTATCATATTACTCATCATTTGAGGTGGTCCAGGATTATACATAGGCGGAGGAGGGAACATATGAGACATCATATTTGAACCAGGTTGATGCATCATGTTGTGTTGTGGTGGAGGTGGAAGAGATGGTGGAGGAGGTTTCATTGGAGGTGGTGGTTTCATTTGTTCAACTTTATAtgcaaattgtaaataaaattgttttgcttGAGTATTCCAATGAGCCCAAAATTTCATTTCAGATTTATCCACTTCACGACTTGGTACTTTAAAGGAAATTGTTTCATAAGGTTCTGCAGCAAACAACAAATACTGCCATTTCCTGTCAGGTGGCTCAATTCTTTGTTCATATGCCGACATGAATCGATGGCGTGGACGTACATTATCAGTAATTTCTAAACAAACATATGACAATAAGTTAAATAgatcaaattgtattaaaaaaaaaaaaaaaaaacataagcatataaaataaattacaaaccaGGGTAATcaatttgaaaaagtaaacTTTGTTGGCCTGTTTCTGGATCTTTTTGCTTCGTAACCCTATATCCAGGTCGTCCAATTTTAACAAACTTTTTAGTTTCTACTCGTGGTTTTTCAGGAGCAGGTTGTTGTGGAGCATCTTTAGCTTCTTTAGCTGCTCGACGTGCTAAATTCGCTTGATGTTTTTTACCTTGTGTATGGGCTAAATAACTTCCCTCATTATTATGTAGAGTAAGACAAAGTTTACATTCGTAGGACCCTAAgaacatgtatatataattaaatattaatttttcaagttactcaagtataattataataattacctaaatgatttttcataaaataaggaTCTTTTTGAAGATCAATAGTTTCCAAAGCCAATTGTCTAAGACGTTCACGTCTATCTTTATTAGTCTCTGTCCATGATGcaacaccaccaccaccagtCTTACCACCAGGACGGTTTTGATAAtccattttagtaatttaattacaaaattcctgggtaacaaaaataacattttaatatgtacctacatataaatatatatatttttttttattattcttattattctttaatataatgagCCTATTGAACAAGTTTGTGTGGAGGCCCATGAGTTCACAATTTAGaagtataaattcaataaatagttaacatagaattaaataattacaatttgcaATAGATGTTTCTCACATaactaaaatatctaaattaattaaataaatatatattatttctttgattatataatataatattataatgttgtattgtgtaaaaaaaatgttgttaaataatataatttttagaaaaaaaaaaagaataataataataatgcaataattaatCTACTAGAACCAGTTTTTCaatgttgaatataaaaatgttaatacttagttaaattgtagttataatcataatatgcaTTGTGTAACAAAATGATTGttaattttcaatgttaaCAAATATGAACGATAAACATTCGCAATTGAGATAACGTACttagtgtatttatttattgagtgcttaagacaataattatacaatgtaaaaatgtaaaacttaaaattgtttccAAGACTTTTgagtgatttaatattttatctaaaatgtttgtaatgttaaattaaagacAATTTTATAAGATCTTTTGACGGACTCTCTTACATTTTGTCATTTTGAGAGAGTGAGGCTACACAAAAATTCGGtgcattttattaatctactatgtttaaatactatttttctattattaagtGAGAATATGTGGTTGAGATTTAATGAGTATtgacatgataataatagacaatagttaaATGTCCTAAGTTATAGCTTATTAAGTCATATCCCattcataagtatataatcatataattgattattataatataaaaattcatggTCCACAACACATGAACGCATTAGAGCACCTATAAGTCAAATATGTAAGGTAAGTTAGTTAAGTAAGTAAGAGACTGCAACTCCTTAATTAAACTTTTGACCCTATGGGTCACTACTACAAAACAATGACATTAAACTTACCAAGAAAATTCACAAAACCGATAGTGTTGTTCTATAGTATTGTGATTATCATAAGATTCGcatgaaaaacaaaacaaattattaaaccatgagctactaatttaaattatacaaaacaaatacaaaaaaaaattcaaattttatacctGAAAgtcagtatttaataaattgatgaatACACCAATACTCAATAGTTAAGGTCCAGCATCCTTAACTTTAGAATTATGAGTAATATACCAACATTTATGACGCTTAAAAGCATTACTGCATTCGCGGATGATAATAACACAAGATGataaaacagtatttaatcaatatacatTGATACCACAACAACATCGTGTATggaataaacataaaactaaaCAACGCGTAAGAACCATGACGTCTTGGCACCATATTCGCGGATGCAgatttaataagaattatatgGAGTTTATTACCTGATTTTGGGATCACTGGAATCCAATGATccaaatatctaataaagatttttagtGGTAAAAGAAGTAAATGACCCttgtttgatattatgttgagcacaatatataatgttttgtttttttacggCACTGGTCCGTAACGGCGTAACCTAAACACGTTGTGACTACCGTATAACACATACCAATCTCACCGGAACGCCGTccttattgataattattatttacttcataCTAATTGTAAAACTACACAGACCCGTGAATTATCATTCTGATTATCGAATCTTAATTTCCTAAGCCACCCGCGTCCCGCTGTCCTCACCAGTAGCTTAGTAGTTAGTACTTTTCGTTTATTTATCGTATAACGTTTGACGGTTAAGAGTGAATTCGTAATTCGTATCTTCCGATTGTCACTCATAGACGTTTTTATATTTGCAATTGCCACTTAATCCGTTCAACCAACCGTTGATAGGTAATACTTGTATACCCCAACAGAAAAATGGAGGCCGAAGACAACATccagaaaatgtataaatactttGGTATACTTGCCGATGCTAAGGAAAACATTGCCGAGGTAAGtttaaaacaatcatattTATGCGTCTTCTTCTTAATTCTATTCTATTTAgaacataatgtaatataatgttatccgTATACAGTATTAAGTAGTAGTAGtatgtttgaattaataaatataatatatttatccaaGAGTTCTTaagttttactgtttttatacttaaaattgatCATAAgtattgattatagaatagaATCTAAGTAATAGTaagaagtttttattttttgttattctgatattcaaaaaataaaaataatgctgCACAGTTCAACATTTCctcttattagttttaaaattttgttgctTAACTTGGACTACAACCCGAGTGGTCCTTGCCCACATCTGCGTGTAATGGTTTTCACTTTCACTGTGTTGTAAGTTTGTAAAACGGAGACGATGCATGCGGAAGAAGCATCATCTTAATAGATCAATGAATAAGTAcagtaatcataatattgagAATAATGGTGGTTTGTTAAAAGATTATAATcatgataatacaattttatcatttgaatACTTCTGCTTCTTAAAAAAACTCAGCTGACaactattaatatgaataattatattcttttcttctatacctaaataaataaataaatgttatacctattgaatttctgattttttaattatcttaaacacatcaaattacacatttatacaaaaattagattccaaaaataaaatttttatgtaggtagatACATGAATTGTTGGGTGAAGCGAAAAACTTTTACATGTTTACGAGTAATGCATAATAGTAATTACAATGAGCCGGGCCCAATAACATTACTcatgttttttcaatttctctTAATTCATTGGAGCAAGATTCAACCAATATCATTTGTCTTAGAATTGAACGCTTTTTATATTGtgaatacttatttttgtcTTTTCTGCTccttttagatttatattgttttatacagttctaaaataattaaaacacattGCATGGATgtgataggtattttatattcacttaacacttaaaaaaattgaatgatcTGTAAATAGGttgtggtaaaaaaaaaaatggcatattgattgtgtatgtatatatatatttatatattgattacctattggtaatatttatattatgagtaaaCCATTGAttccttataatattttccatatac
The DNA window shown above is from Aphis gossypii isolate Hap1 chromosome 2, ASM2018417v2, whole genome shotgun sequence and carries:
- the LOC114129773 gene encoding splicing factor 3A subunit 2; the protein is MDYQNRPGGKTGGGGVASWTETNKDRRERLRQLALETIDLQKDPYFMKNHLGSYECKLCLTLHNNEGSYLAHTQGKKHQANLARRAAKEAKDAPQQPAPEKPRVETKKFVKIGRPGYRVTKQKDPETGQQSLLFQIDYPEITDNVRPRHRFMSAYEQRIEPPDRKWQYLLFAAEPYETISFKVPSREVDKSEMKFWAHWNTQAKQFYLQFAYKVEQMKPPPPMKPPPPSLPPPPQHNMMHQPGSNMMSHMFPPPPMYNPGPPQMMSNMIPPPPQLMG